In Microvenator marinus, one genomic interval encodes:
- a CDS encoding DUF2505 family protein, with protein MARIDIRDHIAFDRKTVYETFRDHLKELQPYLPTIESIEVESYDRLDDTMVKIVNIWKASEGDIPAMASKFIKPEMLRWTDRATWFDDQHICNWDMEVGFLKEAISCSGTTRYIEKGNGTEVHIEGNLRVDASKIPGVPRLVAGKVSDVVEGFVVKMITPNLKEVNRGCEKHLSK; from the coding sequence ATGGCGAGAATTGATATTCGCGACCACATCGCATTTGACCGAAAGACCGTCTACGAGACCTTTAGAGACCATCTGAAGGAGTTGCAGCCTTACCTCCCTACGATTGAGTCAATCGAGGTTGAGAGCTACGACAGGCTCGATGATACGATGGTTAAGATCGTCAACATTTGGAAGGCCTCAGAGGGGGATATTCCCGCAATGGCGTCTAAGTTTATCAAGCCTGAAATGTTGCGCTGGACCGACCGCGCCACGTGGTTTGATGACCAGCATATCTGCAACTGGGACATGGAAGTTGGCTTCCTAAAAGAGGCGATTTCTTGCAGCGGTACAACTCGTTATATCGAGAAAGGTAACGGGACCGAGGTGCATATCGAAGGCAATCTTCGTGTGGATGCCTCAAAGATCCCCGGTGTGCCGCGCCTGGTCGCTGGAAAGGTCTCTGATGTCGTCGAAGGCTTTGTGGTCAAAATGATCACTCCCAACCTCAAAGAAGTGAATCGCGGCTGCGAAAAGCATCTTTCGAAGTAG
- a CDS encoding dipeptidase: MIIDLHVDFIIQQRLFSYDALRQHRPGIKGQPLIWHADIPRMLEAKYSGACLGIHYYPWESESGFLEMNKQIDYLDYDLAADPRVWRIRNRSEWRLALAEGKLALAPGVEGAHMLNKRLDRVHTLKERSVAYLTLTHFSKNEAATPSMGRGANEVDGITDFGRDLVEALQESDITVDVAHLNTPGVLDVCRISKRPLFCTHTGIKGAYPHARNITDEEIDGIVATDGVIGIMFAPKFLTGKVRVDSNCVLDHIEYALKVAGDRHVAIGSDYDGWIPIPSDMRDCRDINLIERGLRARGHSEDTIKRIMGENALELLSGERGL, from the coding sequence ATGATTATCGACCTGCACGTTGACTTTATCATTCAGCAACGCCTTTTTTCCTACGACGCGCTCAGACAACATCGACCGGGAATCAAGGGGCAGCCCCTCATCTGGCACGCTGACATCCCACGCATGCTTGAAGCCAAGTATTCTGGGGCATGTCTCGGCATTCACTATTACCCGTGGGAATCCGAGAGTGGTTTTCTCGAAATGAACAAGCAGATCGACTACCTCGACTATGACTTGGCGGCAGACCCTAGAGTTTGGCGCATCCGAAATCGCTCAGAATGGCGCCTGGCCCTTGCCGAAGGCAAACTCGCTCTAGCCCCAGGCGTCGAAGGCGCGCACATGCTGAACAAGCGGCTTGACCGCGTACATACGCTTAAAGAGCGAAGTGTCGCTTACCTGACGCTCACGCATTTCTCCAAGAACGAAGCGGCGACGCCCTCGATGGGACGCGGTGCCAACGAAGTCGACGGCATCACCGATTTTGGACGTGATCTAGTGGAGGCACTCCAGGAGTCGGATATCACAGTGGACGTGGCGCACCTCAACACCCCAGGTGTTCTGGATGTCTGCCGCATATCCAAAAGGCCGCTCTTCTGCACGCATACCGGCATCAAAGGAGCCTATCCGCACGCGCGCAACATCACCGACGAGGAAATCGACGGTATCGTGGCTACAGACGGTGTCATCGGCATCATGTTCGCCCCGAAATTTCTGACTGGTAAAGTTCGAGTGGACTCAAATTGCGTGCTCGACCATATCGAATACGCGCTCAAAGTGGCGGGCGACCGACACGTGGCCATCGGTTCTGACTACGATGGTTGGATCCCGATCCCGAGCGATATGCGGGATTGCCGCGATATCAACCTTATCGAAAGAGGTCTTCGCGCACGAGGTCACTCGGAAGACACCATCAAGCGCATCATGGGAGAGAACGCTCTCGAACTCCTGAGCGGAGAACGCGGTCTCTAG
- a CDS encoding 4Fe-4S dicluster domain-containing protein, with the protein MAFVITEPCLGTCDTSCVESCPVDCIHGPLPVDEVKDLQAAGDTEALANIQMFIDPDVCIDCGCCVPECPVEAIFEEDDVPGKWSNFIKLNADFFA; encoded by the coding sequence ATGGCGTTTGTAATTACTGAACCGTGCTTGGGTACGTGCGATACCTCGTGTGTAGAATCTTGTCCGGTAGATTGCATTCACGGCCCGCTACCAGTGGACGAGGTCAAGGACCTCCAAGCCGCTGGTGACACTGAGGCCCTGGCGAATATACAGATGTTTATTGATCCAGACGTATGTATCGATTGTGGATGTTGCGTACCCGAGTGTCCCGTTGAGGCCATTTTTGAAGAGGACGATGTTCCTGGAAAGTGGTCGAATTTCATCAAACTCAATGCAGACTTTTTTGCGTAA
- a CDS encoding FadR/GntR family transcriptional regulator: protein MFTPITKKSVSDSVFEQLRQRILAGELAAGETLPSERHLAETLGVNRGAVREALKRLEQAKLITIHQGESTRVLDFWETAGTELISSLIFDADGQIDFEVARSVMEMRSAMAADIARLCAIRSPEIAENLLRICEEMKLGDLSARQDLNMEFWATVIRGSQNVAYQLAFNSIRELYDQMRELMAVVLMEELNNLSSHRTIAEAIGAGESEKARKLALELVSTRAPSSLVG from the coding sequence ATGTTTACGCCAATAACGAAAAAATCTGTCTCAGACTCTGTTTTTGAACAACTGAGACAGAGAATTCTAGCGGGCGAGCTCGCGGCCGGCGAAACACTTCCGAGCGAGAGGCATTTGGCTGAAACCCTTGGGGTCAACCGAGGTGCCGTCCGCGAAGCCCTCAAACGCCTTGAACAGGCAAAGCTCATCACCATTCATCAAGGCGAATCTACGCGAGTCTTGGACTTCTGGGAGACCGCTGGCACCGAGCTGATTTCTTCGCTCATTTTTGATGCGGATGGTCAGATTGATTTTGAAGTCGCGAGAAGCGTGATGGAAATGCGAAGCGCCATGGCCGCTGATATCGCGAGACTTTGCGCGATTCGAAGCCCGGAGATCGCTGAAAACCTGCTCAGGATTTGTGAAGAGATGAAGCTTGGCGACTTGAGCGCACGCCAAGACCTAAACATGGAGTTCTGGGCGACCGTCATTCGAGGTTCGCAAAACGTCGCCTACCAACTCGCCTTCAACTCGATTCGAGAGCTCTACGATCAGATGCGTGAATTGATGGCGGTAGTCCTGATGGAGGAGCTCAACAACTTGTCTTCTCATCGAACCATCGCCGAGGCCATTGGCGCAGGCGAGTCTGAAAAAGCAAGGAAACTGGCGCTGGAACTCGTGTCAACGAGGGCTCCTTCCTCGTTAGTTGGGTAG
- a CDS encoding DUF2914 domain-containing protein — protein sequence MALLIDPAHVQRARAYAPFTAFVGGFVFDILTLRGPLNWLNLGALGAYALLVSVLLILQARGAFEKWSKWLSYATQFGLGALFSAMVVLYFKSSHQLFSFLFVMILFCGMVANEFLHKDKRLREIIWGIYAVSLAMLLNFVIPYALDSVRPVYFYLSTAMALGLVVVVWLLAGRIKQLLRGPLISVGILVGVYAIGLIPPVPLVMKNGLVCTDFIKAEYSCAPDAQGFSQKLGAAPVVTKDSGDAVYVLTAVAAPKGAHAVLEHRWFQEVEGSWQARDVMTFEIKGGRKDGWRFWSRKRYARPGYWKVETALKGGNVLGVQKIKVEEPRDEAKKSRQLL from the coding sequence ATGGCTTTATTGATAGACCCAGCCCACGTCCAGAGAGCGAGAGCCTACGCACCATTCACGGCGTTCGTGGGCGGGTTTGTATTCGATATTCTGACTTTGAGGGGGCCGCTCAACTGGCTCAATCTCGGCGCGCTTGGAGCCTATGCGCTGCTTGTCTCGGTGCTGCTTATCCTTCAGGCTCGCGGCGCGTTTGAAAAGTGGAGCAAATGGCTCTCGTACGCCACCCAGTTTGGTCTTGGCGCGCTCTTCAGCGCTATGGTGGTGCTCTACTTCAAAAGTTCACACCAGCTCTTCTCGTTCCTCTTCGTGATGATTCTTTTCTGCGGCATGGTCGCGAACGAATTTCTTCACAAAGACAAAAGACTGCGCGAAATCATCTGGGGAATTTATGCCGTTTCGTTGGCGATGCTCCTGAACTTCGTGATTCCCTACGCGCTAGATAGTGTGCGACCCGTCTACTTTTACCTGAGTACGGCCATGGCGCTGGGATTGGTAGTTGTGGTGTGGCTGCTCGCGGGGCGCATCAAGCAGCTCTTGCGCGGGCCGCTGATATCCGTGGGGATCCTGGTGGGCGTATATGCGATTGGCCTGATCCCGCCGGTACCGCTAGTGATGAAGAATGGTCTGGTCTGCACGGATTTTATCAAGGCCGAGTATTCATGCGCCCCAGACGCTCAAGGCTTTTCGCAAAAGCTGGGTGCGGCACCGGTCGTGACTAAAGACTCGGGAGACGCCGTTTACGTGCTCACCGCCGTGGCTGCTCCGAAAGGCGCGCATGCCGTGCTGGAACACCGGTGGTTTCAAGAGGTTGAAGGTTCGTGGCAGGCCCGTGACGTGATGACGTTTGAAATCAAGGGTGGGCGAAAGGACGGCTGGCGTTTCTGGAGCCGTAAACGCTACGCAAGACCCGGATACTGGAAGGTCGAAACGGCTCTGAAAGGTGGCAATGTGCTGGGCGTTCAGAAGATCAAGGTCGAGGAGCCTCGCGACGAGGCGAAAAAATCTCGCCAACTTCTCTAG
- a CDS encoding purine-nucleoside phosphorylase — protein MTYYDEVKLAADWLKERVGKVPSAAMVLGSGLGAMAEELSDSMTFEYSEIPNFPVSKVEGHAGRLVVGELAGKTVAVMQGRVHYYEGWSAEELTLPMRAFGLWGIDKVIITNAAGGINPDFKAGDLMLITDHINYMGFNPLRGDNDDRFGPRFPDMSHAYNPEMQDLIVRAARELNVPLKAGVYVAVAGPSYETPAEIRMFGKVGADAVGMSTVPEAIVANHMGLKVGGISCISNLAAGISPTKLDHAEVKATADLVKEAFASLVRKTVELMDAE, from the coding sequence GTGACGTACTACGATGAAGTGAAATTGGCCGCAGATTGGCTAAAAGAGCGCGTGGGCAAGGTGCCTAGCGCCGCAATGGTGTTGGGCAGCGGGCTCGGGGCGATGGCCGAAGAACTGTCCGACTCGATGACCTTTGAATACTCGGAGATTCCGAACTTTCCGGTCTCAAAAGTCGAAGGACACGCTGGTCGTTTGGTGGTGGGCGAGTTGGCTGGAAAGACCGTAGCTGTGATGCAAGGTCGAGTACACTACTACGAAGGCTGGAGTGCTGAAGAGCTCACGCTCCCAATGCGCGCCTTTGGTCTATGGGGAATCGACAAAGTCATCATCACGAATGCTGCAGGTGGCATCAATCCGGACTTCAAGGCCGGAGATCTAATGTTGATCACCGACCATATCAACTACATGGGCTTCAATCCCTTGCGTGGAGACAATGACGACCGCTTCGGGCCGAGATTCCCGGATATGTCGCACGCCTATAATCCTGAGATGCAAGACTTGATCGTTCGGGCGGCTAGAGAGCTCAACGTGCCTTTGAAAGCCGGCGTATACGTTGCAGTTGCGGGTCCTTCGTACGAGACGCCGGCCGAGATTCGAATGTTCGGGAAAGTCGGTGCCGATGCTGTTGGTATGTCAACCGTGCCCGAGGCCATCGTGGCAAATCACATGGGGCTCAAGGTGGGCGGCATCAGCTGCATTTCAAACCTCGCGGCGGGAATCTCTCCTACTAAACTCGACCACGCCGAGGTTAAGGCCACGGCCGATTTGGTGAAGGAAGCTTTCGCTAGCCTCGTGCGCAAAACGGTCGAACTCATGGACGCTGAATGA
- a CDS encoding cytidine deaminase, with protein sequence MKDFEGIKGEVWTRLASEAIEAQNRAYAPYSDFAVGAALLLDDGSIVHGCNVENATFGATVCAERTAVGSAVALGKRKFLAIAVVTPADSCVAPCGICRQVLAEFSEKLPILLSNNAGEHEFVTIDELLPHRFRKSDFV encoded by the coding sequence ATGAAAGATTTTGAAGGAATCAAAGGCGAGGTTTGGACTCGTTTGGCCTCGGAAGCTATTGAGGCCCAGAACAGGGCGTATGCCCCTTATAGCGACTTCGCGGTGGGAGCCGCATTGCTTCTCGATGACGGAAGTATTGTCCACGGATGCAATGTGGAGAATGCCACGTTCGGCGCCACGGTATGTGCGGAGAGAACCGCTGTGGGCTCGGCGGTCGCCCTTGGAAAACGCAAGTTTCTGGCAATCGCGGTTGTGACGCCAGCGGATTCATGTGTGGCGCCGTGTGGCATCTGCCGACAAGTGCTCGCCGAGTTTTCTGAAAAATTGCCGATTCTGCTTTCAAACAATGCGGGCGAACACGAATTTGTGACGATTGATGAGTTGTTGCCACACCGCTTCAGAAAGTCGGATTTCGTTTGA
- a CDS encoding NupC/NupG family nucleoside CNT transporter, producing the protein MYASSRFSKNRYAQCAAWIVALFSVFVIFTGYLISPNDVSAQNETEAPVEAKVDAPAADTDNAKVAPEAKADAQPILKRKIGEGEKSSVLERAISFLGLAFFIFIAWLMSTNRKAISWKLVGWGVGLQITFALAIFFVPGGEWAFEQATRGVNALLGFTNVGSDFIFKSFVTNQWEPALVNFGFAVLPTIIFFSSLMTILYHIGVMHKIVAGFAWVMEKVMGTSGAESLSAAANIFVGQTEAPLVVKPYVDDMTVSELMTVMTGGFATVAGGVMAIYVGMLQSSFPNIAGHLIAASVMSAPAALVIGKIMIPETETPKTMGGVKMTLEKEDVNVLDAASRGAAEGLKLALNVGAMLLAFIALVAMVNGIIALPQGEDPLTLQVLLGYLFSPIAWIMGVPWVDAVHVGKLLGIKMVLNELVGYAELQMMLNDPNIVLKDRSVIIATYALCGFANFGSIGIQLGGIGGIAPSRKHDLAKIAFKAMIGGTIAACMTATIAGILN; encoded by the coding sequence ATGTACGCCTCCTCTCGCTTTAGTAAGAACCGCTACGCCCAGTGCGCCGCGTGGATTGTTGCTCTGTTCAGTGTTTTTGTGATTTTCACAGGATATTTGATTTCTCCCAATGACGTGAGCGCTCAGAACGAGACCGAGGCTCCAGTTGAGGCCAAGGTAGACGCACCGGCGGCCGATACTGACAACGCCAAGGTAGCTCCAGAAGCCAAGGCTGACGCGCAGCCGATCCTCAAGCGAAAGATTGGAGAGGGTGAAAAGTCTTCAGTCCTGGAGCGGGCGATTAGCTTTCTTGGCCTGGCGTTCTTCATCTTTATCGCGTGGTTGATGTCGACGAACCGAAAGGCCATCAGTTGGAAATTGGTTGGATGGGGTGTGGGGCTGCAGATTACTTTTGCTCTGGCAATCTTTTTCGTTCCTGGAGGGGAGTGGGCGTTTGAACAGGCGACAAGAGGCGTGAATGCTCTACTTGGTTTCACCAACGTGGGGTCCGACTTCATCTTCAAGAGTTTTGTGACCAATCAATGGGAGCCCGCTCTTGTGAACTTCGGGTTTGCTGTTTTGCCGACCATCATCTTCTTCTCGTCTTTGATGACGATCCTCTACCATATCGGCGTGATGCATAAGATCGTGGCTGGGTTTGCGTGGGTCATGGAGAAGGTCATGGGCACTTCGGGAGCTGAGAGCCTCAGTGCGGCGGCAAATATCTTTGTGGGGCAGACCGAGGCGCCACTTGTGGTCAAGCCATACGTGGACGACATGACCGTGTCTGAATTGATGACCGTCATGACTGGCGGATTCGCAACGGTGGCTGGCGGCGTGATGGCGATTTATGTGGGCATGTTGCAGTCTTCGTTTCCGAACATTGCGGGTCACCTGATCGCGGCGAGTGTGATGAGTGCCCCAGCGGCGTTGGTGATCGGGAAGATTATGATTCCTGAGACTGAGACCCCAAAAACGATGGGTGGCGTCAAAATGACCTTGGAAAAAGAGGACGTGAACGTGCTCGATGCCGCTAGCCGTGGGGCTGCCGAAGGTCTGAAACTCGCGCTCAACGTGGGCGCTATGTTGTTGGCGTTCATCGCGTTGGTAGCCATGGTCAACGGCATCATCGCACTTCCTCAGGGCGAAGATCCGCTCACTCTACAGGTGCTCCTCGGCTACCTCTTCAGCCCGATCGCGTGGATCATGGGTGTGCCCTGGGTCGACGCGGTTCACGTAGGCAAATTGTTGGGAATCAAAATGGTTCTCAACGAACTTGTAGGCTACGCCGAGCTTCAGATGATGCTCAATGATCCAAATATCGTGCTCAAGGATCGCTCCGTGATTATCGCGACCTACGCGTTGTGTGGCTTTGCTAACTTCGGGTCCATCGGCATTCAGCTCGGTGGTATTGGTGGTATTGCGCCGAGCCGAAAGCATGACCTCGCGAAGATCGCATTTAAGGCCATGATCGGTGGTACGATTGCGGCGTGTATGACGGCGACAATCGCCGGGATCTTGAACTAA